In Oscillatoria acuminata PCC 6304, a single window of DNA contains:
- a CDS encoding glutathione peroxidase has translation MLQNREGQTVPNVTLQTRQNADWATISTDDLFAGKTVIVFSLPGAFTPTCSSTHVPGYNELAPTFKSNGVDEIICVSVNDPFVMNEWKKEQKADNITFLPDGNGEFTEKMGMLVNKEDLGFGKRSWRYSMLVKDKTIEKMFIEPEVEGDPFEVSDAETMLKYINPEAKKPECVSLLTKEGCPYCARAKAALKEHGFEYEEIVLKDDITTRSLRAISGATTVPQVYINGKHIGGSDDLIQYLNQQR, from the coding sequence GTGTTACAAAATCGTGAAGGGCAAACCGTTCCGAATGTTACCTTACAAACCCGTCAAAATGCAGACTGGGCAACCATCTCCACCGATGATCTATTTGCCGGAAAAACTGTAATCGTCTTTTCCCTACCGGGCGCATTTACCCCCACTTGTTCCTCCACTCACGTTCCGGGCTACAATGAATTAGCCCCCACCTTTAAATCCAATGGTGTTGATGAGATTATCTGCGTTTCCGTCAATGATCCATTTGTGATGAATGAATGGAAAAAAGAACAAAAAGCGGATAATATCACCTTCCTGCCCGATGGGAATGGCGAATTCACGGAAAAAATGGGAATGCTGGTCAACAAAGAAGACCTCGGATTTGGTAAGCGTTCCTGGCGCTACTCGATGTTAGTCAAAGATAAAACCATTGAAAAAATGTTTATCGAACCCGAGGTGGAGGGCGACCCCTTTGAAGTCTCCGATGCAGAGACGATGCTCAAGTATATCAACCCGGAAGCGAAGAAACCCGAATGTGTTTCTCTGTTGACAAAAGAAGGTTGTCCCTATTGTGCTCGCGCTAAAGCGGCCCTTAAAGAACATGGGTTTGAGTATGAAGAAATTGTCTTAAAAGACGATATTACCACCCGTTCTTTACGGGCGATTTCTGGAGCAACGACTGTTCCGCAAGTGTACATCAATGGTAAGCATATTGGGGGGTCGGATGACCTGATCCAATACTTAAATCAACAGCGCTAG
- a CDS encoding sulfite exporter TauE/SafE family protein, with translation MSILLVWLTLASFLSWFTSTLAAAGSPLLLIPLVSLLLGSSAVAPVITMGMLLGNSQRIFLFWSDINWKITLWYLPGAIVGAILGAYLFTQMNIEWLQLLIGLFLILSVVGFWVKQQESSFPIATWYFLPAGFLYSFISGLIGSSGPLLNPLYLKYGLVKEEMIATKAANVVVIHIVKIAIYLAFGAMTPQYLGYGLAIGLAAAPGNLLGRYVLRSMSNQQFRQLALATMAITGILMLWQQRELLQFIH, from the coding sequence GTGTCGATACTCCTTGTTTGGTTAACCCTAGCTAGTTTCCTGTCCTGGTTTACCAGTACCTTAGCAGCAGCAGGCAGTCCGCTCCTCTTGATTCCATTGGTTAGCCTTTTGCTTGGCTCTAGTGCAGTGGCACCCGTCATTACAATGGGGATGTTGCTCGGAAACTCGCAACGGATCTTTTTATTCTGGAGCGACATCAACTGGAAAATTACTCTCTGGTACCTACCCGGTGCGATTGTAGGTGCGATTTTAGGTGCGTATTTGTTTACCCAAATGAATATAGAATGGCTGCAACTCCTGATCGGCCTATTCCTGATCTTGAGTGTAGTCGGCTTCTGGGTGAAACAACAAGAGAGTAGTTTCCCCATCGCCACCTGGTATTTTTTACCGGCGGGATTTCTGTATTCCTTTATTTCTGGACTGATCGGCAGTAGTGGTCCCCTCTTAAATCCCCTCTACCTAAAATACGGATTGGTAAAAGAAGAAATGATTGCCACCAAAGCGGCTAATGTGGTGGTGATTCATATCGTCAAGATTGCGATTTATTTGGCCTTTGGTGCGATGACACCACAGTACCTGGGATATGGATTGGCGATCGGACTCGCCGCCGCCCCCGGTAACCTCCTGGGTCGCTATGTGCTCCGAAGCATGAGCAACCAGCAGTTTCGTCAGTTGGCTCTGGCAACAATGGCAATTACAGGGATATTAATGCTCTGGCAACAGCGCGAGTTATTGCAATTTATTCACTAA